The Flavobacterium sp. 1 genome contains the following window.
CTCAGGAAGAATCAATGTATTCGCATAACGAGCGTCTGTATTTAGATAAATCTTTACCTGAAATTGCTTCTCAGGATTTTTGCAGTTTGCCAGTTTTATTTACGACTGATAAAGCAAAGGTTTTATTTACTGAAACTGCACTTCACGATTATCCAGGCTTGTTCTTAAAAGGTAATGGCAATACAACTCTGGACGCTATTTTTCCAAAATATGTTTTAGAAGCGGTGGATAAAAACGGAAATTCAGACCGTGTGCAGACCATTACAAAAGAAGCTGATTATATAGCTAAAACAGCTGGAGATAGAGCTTATCCTTGGCGTGTATTTATGATAAGTGATGATGACCGCACATTTGTAGAAAGTAACCTGACGTACCAATTGGCAAAACCAAATGTGATAAAAAATACAGATTGGATAAAACCTGGAAAAGTTGCATGGGATTGGTATAATGCTAACAATATTTTTGGTATTGACTTTAAAGCGGGTCTAAACACAGAAACCTACAAGTATTTTATTGATTTTGCTTCAAAAAATAAAATAGAATATGTTATTCTGGATGAAGGCTGGACAAAATCGACTACTCAAATTCTTGACTTTAACCCATCCATGGATGTCAAAGAACTGATTCAATACGGTAAAGAGAAAGGCGTTGGAATAATACTTTGGGTACTTTGGAAACCCTTAGATGCAAACTTGCTTCAGATTTTAGAGACATATAAAAGCTGGGGAGCAAAAGGAATTAAAATTGATTATATGCAGCGAAATGATCAGTATATGGTAAATTCTTATGAGCAAATTGCCAGAGAATGTGCTAAACTTGAGCTGTTGGTTGATTTTCATGGTGCATTTAAGCCTTCAGGTTTAGAGCGTATGTATCCCAATGTTTTGAACTACGAAGGAGTAAGAGGAAATGAAAATAATAAATGGAGTGATGAAATTACGCCAGAGCATACAGTAACTATTCCATTTATCCGTATGGCTGCAGGTCCAATGGATTTTACGCCAGGTTCGATGGTTAATAAAGAGCCTAATAATTTTGCCATTAGTTTTGAACGCCCCATGAGTTTAGGTACGCGTGCGCATCAGGTAGCGATGTATGTAGTGTATGAAGCACCATTGCAGATGATGTGTGAATCGCCTTCGATTTATTATAAAGAACAGGAAACAGTTGATTTTATTGCACAAATACCAACTGTTTGGGACGAGACAAAAGTACTTCATGGTTCTGTTGGGAATTATATTGTAGTTGCTAGGAAAAAGGCAGATAAATGGTTTATCGGAGGTATGACTGATGCCGATGCAAGAGAGTTACCGATAGATCTTTCTTTCCTTGGCGACGGGTCTTTTTCGATGGAACTATTTGCAGATGGCATTAATGTTGACACATTTGCACAGGATTATAAAAAGGAAATTTTGGAGGTGAATAAAAACTCTAAAGTGACAGCTAAAATGGCTTCAGGAGGAGGCTGGTCTGCAATTATTACCCAAAAGCAATAACGAATGAACAACTTTATAAAAAGCATCGTTTTTCTTTTTTTATCATTTATTAGTTTTGTGAATGCTCAAGAAAATGCTTTAGTTAAAAAATTATACATTCCTGCTAAAGTTTGGTCTGTTCCGGATAATAACAATTATGATTCTCCAGACAGCGATTACAGTTATAGCCGAATGATAGAATCGGATAATATTGCTATTTTTTGGCACAAAGAATACGGCAATGATCCCATGCTAAACGCAGATGTCACAAAACGTTTTGACCCTAAAACAGCGATAGCTGAATGTGAGCGCTTTTATAGTTTTTATGTAAATGACTTAAAATTAGTTCAAAAAGGACAATCAGTAAGCGATAAATTCAAATTGCTGATCTATGTTTTTGGTGGTGATGAAAATACTGCTTTTGGCGGTGGAGAAGAGGAAGTAGGGATTTTGTGGACACCAGCAGCACGAATAAATAAAACTCCTTACGGGGCTTTGGCACATGAAATTGGACATTCCTTTCAATACATAAGTCAAATTGATACTAAAACCGGATTCGATGGGACAATTATGGAAATGTCTGCACAATACATGCTTTGGCAAGTATATCCAGAGTGGATGACATTTGAAAATTATCATCTAAAAGATTTCTTGAAAGGTACTCATTACGCATTTCTGCATCCTGCAAATATGTACCATTCTCCTTATGTGCTTGAATATTGGTCTAACAAATATGGTATAGAATTTTGGGGTAAATTAAACAGATCAACCCAAGCAGGAGAAGATTTAGTTATGACCTATAAAAGAATTAATGATTTATCACAAGAGCAATTCAATGATGAGATGTTTGATGCATCTCGAAAGTTCATTACTTGGGACATGAAAAGGGTAGAGGATGTGGCAAAACCATATCGGAATTTGCATACAACAAAATTGAACCAAACGGAAGATGGATGGTACCAAATAGATGCCTCTAATTGTCCGCAGGATTATGGTTACAATGGCATAAAACTTAGTGTGCCGGTAACAGGAACAAAAATAAAATTAAACTTTAAAGGTTTGGCTGGAGCCAAAGGATATAATGCTGTTTTAAAAGATAAAGCGGGCTGGCGCTATGGTTTTGTTGCATCACTAAAAGACGGAAATCGAATTTATGGCGAAGCTTTTAAGAACAATGAGGGTAAAGCTGAATTTGTAGTTCCAGAAAATACAGAATATTTATGGTTAGTAGTTAGTGGCTCTCCAAATGGGCATGAAAAACATTCTTGGGATAATGAAAAAGAAGTGTATAGAGATTTTCCTTATAAGGTGAAATTCGTAAATACAAAGCCTCTTTAGAACTATAAGATTACAAAAAAATGGAGCTCTAAAGCTCCATTTTTGTATAAACTAATTTAATAATCTTTTCCAAACTCCGTTTAATAGTTTCTTAATGACTCAATATCTTCTGCTTTTTTGGCAAGAGGCTTACCTAATAACCTATAGCTATCTTTTGTAATTAAGAAATCTTCTTCAATGCGAATACCCCCAAAATTTCTGTATGCCTGCACTTTATCGTAATTAATAAACTCGCTGAATTTCTTTTCAGCCTGCCACTGGTCTATCAATTCTGGGATGAAGTAAATACCGGGTTCTACTGTTAGGACAAATCCTTCTTCAAGTTCTTTTCCAAGACGCAATGATTTTAGCCCAAATTCGGTGCTCTTTTTTAATGTATCGGTATAGCCTATGTATTCTTCGCCAATATTTTCCATATCATGTACATCCATTCCCATCATGTGTCCTAAACCGCATTGAAAGAACAGCGTGTGAGCACCTGTGGCAACGGCTTCGTCTAAATCTCCTTTTACTAAACCAAGTGATTTCAATCCAATTAAAATTTCTTTGCAGGCAACGAGATGCGAATCTCTAAATAAAGTTCCCGGTTTAAGAGTTGTTATTGCAGTTTTTTCAGCCTGTAGAACAATGTTGTATATTTCTTTTTGCTGTGCTGTAAAAGTATTGGAAACAGGGAAAGTTCTTGTCATGTCTCCTGCATAGTGCATGTTGTTTTCGGCACCGCAATCACACAAAACCATTTGACCATGCTGTAAAATGTTACCGCCTGCATGATTATGTAAATATTGTCCATTTACAGTTAAAATAGTTGGAAACGCAAGATGACCGCCAAGGCCAGTTGCAGTGCTTTCTACTTGTGCAGCAACTTCGTATTCAGCCATTCCTGGGCGGGCTGTTTGTATTGCTTTCAAATGCATTGCTGCTGTTATATCAATTGCTTTTTCAATTTCAGCAAGTTCTTCATTTGTTTTATAAGAGCGCTGCGCAACTATAGCTTTTGATAGTTTTACAGAAGCTTTTTCTGCCAATGACAACGGAGAAATTTCAAGCCAATTGCTTAGTTTTAAGGTTAGAGCCGAACGGTATGGAGGCAGAAAATGTATAGCCTTTTTTTGCTGTACTCCTTTTTTAATTATCGCTTCCGCAAAAGATAATGGCTGAACCGCACTAATACCTGATTTTTCGGCAGCAATATTCAATGATTCCTGAGGTCCTGTCCAAACGGTTTGCTCGATTGTCAAATCATTTCCAAACAATATCTCAATATTTGCATCGACATCTATTAATAAAAATAGGGAAGGACGGTCGATTCCTGAATAATACAAAAAACTGCTGTCCTGCCTAAAGTGGTAGATATTGTCTCGGTAATTCATGCCAACCTCTTCATTCCCGGGAAATATAATTAGGCCGCTTCCAACTGCTTTTTTTAGGACTTGCCTTCTATGGATATAAGTTTCTTTGCTAAACATTTTTTTTGTGCTATTTGTGTGTGTGAACTAGATTTATCTGCCTCCGCCAGGGCAGTGTTCTCTTAAATATTGAGTGAATAATTGCGCTAGATGTTCAGAGGTTCCTTCTCCTTCATTGATGCTGTGCGTGCGATTTGGATAACTCATCATTTGAAAATATTTACCGTTTTTTACTAATTCGTTGATAAGCATTTCAGCTCCTTGATAATGTACATTATCATCGCCGGTGCCATGAACAAGCAATAGGTTGCCTTGAAGATTTTTAGCATAAGTAATCGGAGAACCTTTTATAAAAGGTGCTGCGTTTTCCTGCGGTAAACCCATGTAGCGTTCCTGATAGATGTTATCATACAATAATTGGTTGGGTACAGATGCAATGGCTATTCCGGTCTTATAAATCTCAGGATATTGAAACAAAAGATTTAAGGTGGTCGATCCGCCGCCGCTCCATCCCCAAACGGCAATTCGGTCGGAATCCACAAATGACCATTTTAATATTTCTTTGGCCGCCATTGCCTGATCCCTAATGTTTAAAATCCCTATTTTTTGATATATAGATTTTCTCCATTCTGCACCTTTTGGAACTGGAGTTCCTCGGCCATCTAAACTTATTTGAATATATCCGTCTGCTGCAATATCTCCATTGTATAAAAAGGTGCTTGCATAACCAGCGGCATCTTTTACGGTTGCTCCTGCGGGTTCGGTATAAACATAAAATACAACAGGATATTTTTTTGTTTCGTCAAATGGAGTTGGTTTAATCATCCATCCGTCAAGAGTTATGTTGTCACTTGTCGTAATCTGAATCATTTCTACATTGCCGCTAGGAGTCTTGTTACTGCTTATTTCCTTAATCGTTTTGTGGTAAGAAAGATTTACCCATTCTGATACTTGCTGGTTTTTATGATTAGAAAAATTATGCATTCCATATTTTGCATCAGCCGATAAATTATAATCATGCGTGCCAATCTCATCGCTAGGAGATACTTTTATTAATTCTCCTTTTCCGTTTAGCAATGTTTTATATAAGTACTGTTGTGTCGCATTTTCAGGCGAAGCTAAAAAATAAGCAAAACCATTCTTTTCATCTATTGCTTCAAGACTTATTATGTCATATTTTCCATTAGTAATTAAAACTTCTTTGCCAGCTTTGTCAATACGGTACAACTGGCGCCATCCACCTTTCTCTGATAGAAAGAGGAAATCTTTTCCGTTATTGATCCATTTCCAGCCTTCATTTTCAGTTGGTAATACATCAATCCATGAATTATTTTGTTCGGAGTAAATTTGTTTTGCTTCACCATTTTTAGGATTACATAAAAAAAGTTTAGCTTCATTTTGTTTTCGGTTTAGCTGTTCAACCAGTATAGAAGAACCATCCGGCACCCATTGCATAAGCGGGATATAATGTTGCTTTGAATCACCGGGAATAGCCATCCAAGTTGTTTGCAGTGTAGGTATATTTGCTACCCCTATTTTGCAGGCAGAAGGGTCTTCACCCACTTTTGGATATTCAACAGGAATTGTGTACGAGTATATAGAATCGGTATTATTGATTAACAGGAAGTTTTTAATTTTAGTAGCATCAATCTGCCAAAACGCAATATTTTTTCCGTCAGGGCTCCAGCGAAAACCATCTCTGCAGTCGAATTCTTCTTCATAAGCCCAGTCAAAAGTTCCATTAATTAAACGGTCAGTCCCATCTGTGGTCAAAGGAGTTATTTTTCCCGAAGCAATATCTTCAACATATAAATTATGCTTGCTCACATAAGCGACAGAATTGTTGTCTGGAGATAGTTTAGCAAACATCAGGGAAGATTCTGGTTTGCCTTTCCCTATCTGATGCAGCTCATTTGTTTCTTTATTGAAAAGCCAGTAATCGCCTCTGGTTTCTCGCCTCCATACTTTTTTTGAATTGGTATAGATTAAAACCAATTTTTCATTTTGACTGAACTCAAAATCTTTAATAGCTAATGATTTTCCGTTTCCTTTTGGAACAAGCTGTGATGCATCAATTATTTTTGTTTGAGTGAAATTTGGTAATTGATACTTGATGATTTCTCCTTTTTCTACAGAATAATAACTGCTGTTGTCATTGCTCCATTTTATTTTTTGTGCATTGGCTGTAATAAAAAACAGATTAAGCAGTAAACAGAAAAATAGATGAGTTAATTTTTTCATTATTTAGGACATTGTAAATTATTAATAGTTATCAAATGATTGGTTTCTATTTTACGACTGTTTTCAAAATTGGATTTATATAATACATTTTGGTAATTGCTTCTGCATTGAATAATGTTTGTTGTTCTTTACTTGCAGAAATATTTTGCCAATCATCAGAAGGTATTATCTTTATTTTTACAGCGTCATTTTTTAAAGTTAAAGGCAGATTAAATCCCTTTACGCAGTTAGTGTAACGATAGAAAATTTTAGTCTTGTCGGCATTAAAATAAAACTCAAAATTTGGAATTTGCGTAGTTCTAAGATATTGGTCGAATACCTTACTATAATCGAAATTAAGGTGTTTTGAAACGTAATTTTCTACCTGTTTAGAAGTAACAGTCTGATGATAAAAATCTTTTCCCAGACTTCTTATTATATTTCGAAACAAGCTGTCGTTATCAATTCCATGGCGTATTGAATGCAGCATATTGCCAGCCTTAGGGTACATATCACCACTTCCTTGAGCATTAACATTGTAGCTAGGGGTGATGGGTCTGTCATTTTTTATTCCTTGTCGAGTCCCAGCATTGTATTCATTTCCAGCTTGTTCTCCAAAAATGTAATCTACAAATAAAGTTTCACTATAATTTGTAAATCCTTCGTGAACCCACATATCTGCCAAGTCATTTGTTGTTATATTATTTCCAAACCATTCATGCCCGCTTTCGTGGATGATGATAAAGTCCCATTTCATTCCCCATCCAGTTCCTGAGAGATCTCTATCTCTATATCCAGGTTTATAATGGTTGCCATAAGAAACAGCACTTTGATGTTCCATTCCAGTATGCGATGTTTCAATGAGCTGATAGCCGTCTTCATAAAAAGGATAAGGTCCCATCCAGTATTCAAATGCATTTAGCATATTATGAACTTCCGTTGGCATATAGTTTTTAGCCTTTTCTAAGTTGTAGTCCAGTACCCAATAGGTCAAGTCTAAATTTCCTTTTACCCCTTTATAGTTTTCCTTAAAGTTTACATACTTGCCTATATAAGGAATAATGCAATAATTGCTGATAGGATTTACAACAGCCCATTTGTATGTTGCAGTTCCATCGTTATTGTCTTTCTTGAATTCTAATCTTCCGTTGGCAATAGCTACTAATGTATCAGGAACGATCATCGTAAGGCTGGCGCCTTGATTAGGTTCGTCGCTTTGATGGTCTTTACAAGGATACCATACTGATGCTCCAAGTCCCTGACAAGCCACTGTCATCCAGGGACGGCCTAATGCATCTTTGGTCCATATCCATCCGCCATCCCAAGGGGCATTAATAGCTTCATGAACCTTTCCGTGATAAAAAATGTCTATTTTATGAGTTATTGCTGTTTTAGATTTAGGCGTTTCAATATACCAGACACTGCCTTCTTTTTTGAAACTTAATTTTTTTCCAGATTGGATTACGCTGTCTATAACCAAAGGATTCTGCAGGTCGATCTGCATTTTGGTGTTGTTTTTTCCATTAGTTACTTTATAGGTTATGGAGTTGCTTCCTTGAATTATTTTGTTGCTGTAATCCGGTTTTACAGTGATGTCATAGCGCAAAACATCCCACCATTGTCTTTCTTTAGTAATGCTTCCTCTTAGTGTATCAGCAAGAGTATACACTTTTGAATTTTGCCCAAAAGAGAGTAGATTTAAACTGAGAAAAATAAAAACCAATATGTGCTTTCTATCCATGCTGTTTTAATTTTGATATGTTTTTATTAAGTTGGCTGCTTTCAAAAGTATGTGGTTTTTTATAGAGTGGATTAGATTTTATTATCAATATCGAATACTATATTACTTGTTTAAGTTTTAAAATTAGAAATTTTGGATATTTTTTATAATGCAGATCTGGCGTCAATTACTTCTATGGATTGGAAAGTGAATTTTTAAATTCAAAAGGCGTTTTCTTTTTTATTTCCTTAAATTTTCTGTTGAAATTTGAAATGTTATTGAATCCGCAGAGTTCTGCTATTTCAATCACGGAGAGTTCCTTGTTTTTTATTAATAGTTTGGCAGCCCGCTCTATTCTTATTTCGATCAGAAACTGAAAAAAGGTTTTGTTTGTTCGGACTTTAAAATATTTGCAGAAAGCATTTTTGGTCATGTTTGCAATTTCGGAGATTTCCTGCAGCGTAATGTTTTTCTGGTAATTTGTCATTACAAAATCAAAAACCATCTGCATTCTTTTACCTTCAGCATCTGTAAATGGTTTGTCGTATACTGAATTAGATAAAGGCTGTTTATCTGCTTGGTCAAATAATTTTAAAAGGTTGAAAAAAATAATAAAGCGGTCAAAGCTATTCGCATTTTTAAATTTATCAAACTTCCTTTTAATAGAAGAAGGGGCGTTTTTAATAAGGATTCCATTTTTTATATCTTTAAAGAAACCATTTGTTTTTTTTAATTCAGGAAGATCAAAAAAATCTTTGCCAAATGCATTTTTCGAAAAAAATATGGTAAGCATAACGGAGAGTGACTGATTTTCTGTTTCTTCAGACCGAAAGACATGAGGCAGATTAATTCCCATTATAAGGATGTCGCCTTTTTCATATTCGGTAATCGTATCACCAACCAAAACTGTTCCTTCTCCTTTTTTTATTAAGCTGATCTGAATTTCTTCATGCTGATGGTATTTGTCATAAAAAACAAATTCTCTGTCTTCTTGATATAAGAATGCTTCTTCGTTAGATTTTGGTATTTTAAACGGAAATACTTTCATACAGATTTATATTTATTTGCGACTAAGTTATAATTAAAAAGTTAGGTAAGGGATAAAGTTAGCCTATTTTTAATTTAATTTGATATAAAATGATAATATAGTATCAAATGTAGATAACAAACCTAATAAAAATATTTGCAGTAACCCTTTACCTTTGGAATAAATATTTAAAAAAAAAGATATGAGTATTCAATGGAAAGGGGTAATGCCAGCCGTTACCACTAACTTCACATCAGAAGATTGTTTAGATTTCAAAATGTTTGAAATCAACCTAAAAGCACAATTAAATGCAGGTGTTGAAGGGATTATTTTAGGTGGTACTTTAGGAGAAGCCAGTACACTTTTAGAAGAAGAAAAAAAAGAATTAGTGCTTGAAACTGTTCGGATTGTTGATGGAAAAGTTCCTGTTATAATGAATATAGCGGAGCAAACCACAAGAGGAGCAATTGATGCAGCGCAAAAAGCAGAATCGTTTGGAGCAAAAGGACTGATGATGTTGCCGCCAATGCGCTACAAAGCTACAGATCATGAAACAATTGTTTACTTTTCGGAAGTAGCAAAAAGTACTTCACTGCCGATAATGATTTATAATAACCCAGTTGATTATAAAATAGAGGTTACTTTGGATATGTTCGAAGAGCTTTTAAAACTGGATAATATTCAAGCGGTAAAAGAATCAACAAGAGATATTTCGAACGTTACGAGAATAATCAATCGTTTTGGAAGCAGACTGAAAATACTTACTGGTGTAGATACATTAGGACTGGAAAGTTTATTGATGGGAGCTGACGGATGGGTTGGAGGTCTTGTAGATGCGTTCCCAGAAGAAACTGTTGCAGTATACAAATTGGCTAAAGCCGGCCGAATTCAGGAAGCGCTTACTATTTACAGATGGTTTCTGCCTTTATTAGAATTGGATATTAATGCACAGCTTGTTCAGAATATAAAATTAGCAGAGGTTGGAGCAGGTTTAGGAACAGAATATGTAAGAGCACCTAGAATTCCTTTGATTGGAAAAGAAAGAGAAAGAGTTCTTGCTATTATTGACGAAGGTTTAAGAACAAGACCAACTCTTCCTGATTATAAAAGCTTGTAATAAATAAAATTTAGAATTTGAACTTTAAAAATTTAAAGTGAATAATAAATTTATTATATATTGAAGCTGTATTCAATTTAATCAAATAATAATTAAAAAAATGATTACTGGAAAAAATTATATAGGGAGTCAGCTGCTAGCGAGTGGAGATAAAGTTTTTAAAACGTTTAATCCACAGCTTAATGTCGAAAACCCTTGGCAGTTTATCGAAGCAACTGCAGATGAAATTAAATTGGCTACAACAATTGCTGATAAAGCTTTTTTATCGTTTCAGAAGTGTTCGGGTCAGGAAAAAGCACTCTTTTTAAAAACCATTGCCGATGAAATATTGGCTTTGGGAGATGCCTTGTTGGACGTATATTGTCAGGAATCGGGTTTGCCAAGAGGAAGAGCAGAGGGAGAGCGAGGCAGAACTATAGGCCAGCTAAATGCTTTTGCAGAATTAGTTGCCGATGGTTCTTGGGTAGAAGCTACAATTGATACAGCCATTCCTGACAGAATTCCATTGCCTAAAGTTGATATTCGTAAAATGATGCGGCCATTAGGAACTGTAGTTGTGTTTGGTTCCAGTAATTTCCCTTTTGCTTATTCTACAGCAGGAGGGGATACAGCATCAGCATTAGCGGCAGGCTGTCCAGTGATTGTAAAAAGCCACCCGATGCATGCGGGTACTAGTGAAATGGTTACTTCGGCAGTTATTAAAGCGGCGCAAAAAGCAAACATGCCCGAAGGTATTTTTTCTAATTTGAACAGCAGCGGTATTGAAGTTGGGGTTCAGCTAGTACAAGATCCTTTGGTAAAAGCAGTTGGATTTACAGGAAGCATAAAAGGAGGCCGTGCATTGTATGATTTAGCAGCAAAGCGCCCAGAACCAATTCCTGTATTTGCCGAAATGGGAAGCATAAATCCTGTTATAATATTACCACAAGCGCTAAAACAAAATGCAGAAAAATGGGCGAATGCCTGTGCAGGTTCTGTAACTCTTGGTGCGGGACAGTTTTGTACTAATCCAGGGTTAATACTTGCAGTGAAAAATGAATATTTAAAAGTATTTACTGACCAACTTGCAAGTGAAATTTTAAAAATTGCACCTACATGTATGCTGAATCCATCAATTCATCTAAATTATAAGATAAACAATCAGGAATTAAGTTCTCAAATTGGAGTACAAGTTATTGCTGCTTATGATGAAAGTGAGAATCCGAATTTTGCATTGCAAAAAATACTTACGGTATCTGGTAAGGACTTTTTAGAAAACCCTGTTTTGCACAAAGAAGTTTTTGGACCTTTTTCAATTGTAGTGCAGTGTGAAAATGAAGCCGAGTTAGTTGCTATAATAAATAAATTAGAAGGGCAGCTGACAGGTACAATCATAGCTGAAGATAATGAAATTAATAATTTTGATGCCGTTGTTGATGCTTTAGGAAATCGTGTTGGACGGATAATTTTTAACGGAATGCCTACAGGTGTTGAAGTGTGTCCGTCAATGGTGCATGGAGGACCTTATCCATCTTCGTCTGATTCTCGATTTACTGCCGTTGGAATTAATTCCATCAAACGATGGGTTAGACCTTTTAGTTACCAAAATTGGCCTGATGCAAATTTGCCGGCAGCACTTCAAAATGAAAATCCTCTGGGGATTTTACGATTAGTAAACAACAAACAAACAAATCTCCCTGTAGTATAATATGGCTAGAAAAACATTTTTTTGTGTAGATGCACACACTTGTGGCAATCCAGTTCGTGTTGTTGCTGGTGGAGGCCCTAATTTGATAGGAGCAAACATGAGCGAGAAAAGGCAGCACTTTTTGAAGGAATACGATTGGATTCGAAAAGGATTAATGTTCGAGCCTAGAGGACATGACATGATGAGCGGGAGTATATTATTTCCGCCGAGTAATCCTGATAATGATTTTGGTATTTTATTTATTGAAACTTCTGGATGTCTGCCAATGTGCGGCCACGGAACTATAGGCACTATAACTATTGCAATCGAAGAAGGCTTGGTTACGCCAAAAACACCTGGCAAAATAAACATGGAAGCGCCTGCTGGTTTGGTAAAAATTGAATACAAGCAGGTAGATAAAAAAGTGGAATGGGTTAAGCTGACCAATGTAAAATCATATTTGGCAGCCGAAGGATTAACCATAGACTGCCCAGAATTAGGCGAATTAGTTTTTGATGTTGCCTACGGCGGGAATTACTATGCCATTGTAGATCCACAAAAAAACTTCTCTGGAGTTCAGAATTTTACAGCGAGCAAGATTGTTCAGTACAGTCAGGAAGTTAGAAAAAGGATTAATGAAAAATATCCCGATCTGTTCATTCATCCAGAAAATGACACCATTCGTGATGTGAGCCATTTATTGTGGACAGGAAGTCCTTTAGATCCTACTTCTTCAGGACGAAATGCTGTTTTTTATGGTGATAAAGCCATAGACCGTTCGCCATGCGGTACTGGAACTTCGGCAAGAATAGCGCAATTGCATGCCAAAGGACTTTTAAAAATGGGCGAAGAATTTATTCACGAAAGTTATATTGGAAGTAAGTTTATTGGCCGTATCGAAGAAGAAACAAATATTGGCGACATTAAGGCAATTGTCCCAAGCATTCAAGGCTGGGCAAAAGTGTATGGTTACAATACAATCATAATCGATGATGAGGATGATCCTTATGCACATGGATTTCAAGTATTGTAGTTTGCAGAAGATTGATAAATATTCCAGCCTTTTTATCTAATAATTATGAAAAATAATTTACCCATTGTTACTTTTTTGATGTTATTTCTAAGTTGTAATTTTTATGCACAAAACAAAGAAATGACAGCTTATCAGCCTTCAAAAGCTGAAATTTTGGAGCGGTACAAACAAGCATTAAAATTGGATGATGCGGTTAAAAATAAAGTTTTTAAAACAAGAGTAAATGCACA
Protein-coding sequences here:
- a CDS encoding AraC family transcriptional regulator, with the protein product MKVFPFKIPKSNEEAFLYQEDREFVFYDKYHQHEEIQISLIKKGEGTVLVGDTITEYEKGDILIMGINLPHVFRSEETENQSLSVMLTIFFSKNAFGKDFFDLPELKKTNGFFKDIKNGILIKNAPSSIKRKFDKFKNANSFDRFIIFFNLLKLFDQADKQPLSNSVYDKPFTDAEGKRMQMVFDFVMTNYQKNITLQEISEIANMTKNAFCKYFKVRTNKTFFQFLIEIRIERAAKLLIKNKELSVIEIAELCGFNNISNFNRKFKEIKKKTPFEFKNSLSNP
- a CDS encoding M1 family metallopeptidase, with product MDRKHILVFIFLSLNLLSFGQNSKVYTLADTLRGSITKERQWWDVLRYDITVKPDYSNKIIQGSNSITYKVTNGKNNTKMQIDLQNPLVIDSVIQSGKKLSFKKEGSVWYIETPKSKTAITHKIDIFYHGKVHEAINAPWDGGWIWTKDALGRPWMTVACQGLGASVWYPCKDHQSDEPNQGASLTMIVPDTLVAIANGRLEFKKDNNDGTATYKWAVVNPISNYCIIPYIGKYVNFKENYKGVKGNLDLTYWVLDYNLEKAKNYMPTEVHNMLNAFEYWMGPYPFYEDGYQLIETSHTGMEHQSAVSYGNHYKPGYRDRDLSGTGWGMKWDFIIIHESGHEWFGNNITTNDLADMWVHEGFTNYSETLFVDYIFGEQAGNEYNAGTRQGIKNDRPITPSYNVNAQGSGDMYPKAGNMLHSIRHGIDNDSLFRNIIRSLGKDFYHQTVTSKQVENYVSKHLNFDYSKVFDQYLRTTQIPNFEFYFNADKTKIFYRYTNCVKGFNLPLTLKNDAVKIKIIPSDDWQNISASKEQQTLFNAEAITKMYYINPILKTVVK
- a CDS encoding 4-hydroxyproline epimerase; amino-acid sequence: MARKTFFCVDAHTCGNPVRVVAGGGPNLIGANMSEKRQHFLKEYDWIRKGLMFEPRGHDMMSGSILFPPSNPDNDFGILFIETSGCLPMCGHGTIGTITIAIEEGLVTPKTPGKINMEAPAGLVKIEYKQVDKKVEWVKLTNVKSYLAAEGLTIDCPELGELVFDVAYGGNYYAIVDPQKNFSGVQNFTASKIVQYSQEVRKRINEKYPDLFIHPENDTIRDVSHLLWTGSPLDPTSSGRNAVFYGDKAIDRSPCGTGTSARIAQLHAKGLLKMGEEFIHESYIGSKFIGRIEEETNIGDIKAIVPSIQGWAKVYGYNTIIIDDEDDPYAHGFQVL
- a CDS encoding aldehyde dehydrogenase (NADP(+)), which produces MITGKNYIGSQLLASGDKVFKTFNPQLNVENPWQFIEATADEIKLATTIADKAFLSFQKCSGQEKALFLKTIADEILALGDALLDVYCQESGLPRGRAEGERGRTIGQLNAFAELVADGSWVEATIDTAIPDRIPLPKVDIRKMMRPLGTVVVFGSSNFPFAYSTAGGDTASALAAGCPVIVKSHPMHAGTSEMVTSAVIKAAQKANMPEGIFSNLNSSGIEVGVQLVQDPLVKAVGFTGSIKGGRALYDLAAKRPEPIPVFAEMGSINPVIILPQALKQNAEKWANACAGSVTLGAGQFCTNPGLILAVKNEYLKVFTDQLASEILKIAPTCMLNPSIHLNYKINNQELSSQIGVQVIAAYDESENPNFALQKILTVSGKDFLENPVLHKEVFGPFSIVVQCENEAELVAIINKLEGQLTGTIIAEDNEINNFDAVVDALGNRVGRIIFNGMPTGVEVCPSMVHGGPYPSSSDSRFTAVGINSIKRWVRPFSYQNWPDANLPAALQNENPLGILRLVNNKQTNLPVV
- a CDS encoding dihydrodipicolinate synthase family protein; this translates as MSIQWKGVMPAVTTNFTSEDCLDFKMFEINLKAQLNAGVEGIILGGTLGEASTLLEEEKKELVLETVRIVDGKVPVIMNIAEQTTRGAIDAAQKAESFGAKGLMMLPPMRYKATDHETIVYFSEVAKSTSLPIMIYNNPVDYKIEVTLDMFEELLKLDNIQAVKESTRDISNVTRIINRFGSRLKILTGVDTLGLESLLMGADGWVGGLVDAFPEETVAVYKLAKAGRIQEALTIYRWFLPLLELDINAQLVQNIKLAEVGAGLGTEYVRAPRIPLIGKERERVLAIIDEGLRTRPTLPDYKSL